The genomic DNA GTGCCCGCGTCCACCTCCGAGCCGTTCTTTTCACCCGAGCAGCCAGCCAGGCACAGGAGTGCTCCGACCATCCCGGCGAGAAGCCGATTCCCACCCACGCGCATCCTCATTCCAATCTCCCTCACGCCCCGGCCCCATCGCCTGCCTGCACCATAACCGAGCATCCGCCCTCCTCGATGACAGTCGCGGCGGGCGAGAGGACGACCCCCACGACGCCCTGTCGTCGAGGGAGCAGGGGATGGGCCCCCGTTGCGGGAATACCGGCGCGCCTCACCTTTGCGCGAGCACGCACCCGTCACACCGGAGGATGTCATGGCGCACTCGGACGTCGACACGCTCAACTCCTTCCTTCGCGGAGAACTCTCCGCCGTCGAGACCTACCGGCATGCCCTCGGGCACGTGAAGGCGGACCTGGCTCGCACGGAGCTGGATGGCTGCCTCCACGACCACGAGCACCGCGTGGAGATGTTGCGTGAGCGCATCACCCGACTGGGCGGCTCCCCGGCCGAGGGCTCCGGCATGTGGGGCACCTTCGCGGAGTTGGTGCAGCAGGGCGCGGACATGCTGGGCGAGAAGTCCGCCATCCAAGCCCTGGAGCACGACGAGGACCACGGCCTCGCGGACTATCAGCGCGACGTGGACAAGCTGCACGGCGAGGCGCGTCGCTTCGTGAAGATGGAGCTGTTGCCCGCGCAGAAGCGCACGCACGAGCGCCTGAGCAAGCTCAAGCGCACCCTGCACTGACGCGCGTCGTGTTTCGGACGAGGCCTCGCCCGGAGGCGGCACTCGAGACCGGGGCAATGCGCCGTCGCTGGACGCACGGGGGCGCTTGCCCCCGCCCTCCGTGGCACGTCGCACACCCTACGTCACCGGGCCTGGAGGTTCGGGTCCCGCCTGCGATATGGGCTGGCCCGTCCTATGGGAGGAGAGGCCGGGAGACGAGGCATGCCGTTCGAGAGCGCCGACGACGCGCGCGCGGAGCCTCCTGCCCGCGAGTCCTCCCCGGATGCTTCGCGGGGGCTGACCTCGTCGGAGGCCGCCTCCCCCTTGCTCGCGGATGGCAGCCACGTGGCCGGCGCGCTCGCGGTCAGCGTCGAGGCCCTCTTCCGCGCCTCGGAGCGGGCCCTGCAGTGGGCCTGGCGCGTGCTGCAGCTCGCGCGCGCGAACACCGAGCCCACCCTGCCTGGCGCGCGTGACATCCCCGCCGAGGCGCGCGCCAGCGTGCTCGAGTTCCTGGATCACATCCCGCCCCATGTGCGGCGCGGCGTGGTGGAGCTGCTGGGCTTCTGCAACCTCTGGCAGGCCGTCTGCGCGCGGCTCTCCCGCGTGCCGGTGCGCGCGGGAGACGAGGCCTCCTGGCGTCAGCTCGGCGAGGACGTTCAGCTGCTTCAGCGCGCCGCTCAGGCCCGCCTGGGCACGGCGTTCGCGCTGGAGCAGGGCCTGCTCATGCACCTGGGCCGGTTGCGCGAGCTGTGTCGCGCCGAGGGCCCCGCGTCCGCGGAGCTGCGCGCGAGCATCGAGTCCTTCACGCGCGGGGTCGCCGAGGTCATGGCCTCGTCCAGCGCGGTGCGCCGCGCCTGGGAGTCCACCGCGGAGGATCTGTCCGAGTCCGCGTCGTGGCTGGGCGCGGGCGACCCGGGCTTCATCGCGTGGTTGGCCGAGCACCTCATGACGCTCGAGCCCGCGTGGCGTCAGGCCCACGCCTCCGCGCGCTGGCTCCAGGAAGTGGGCGGGCTGGCCGGCCACCCTTGAGGCCGGCCCGGCCGCGCTACGGCTCCACGAGGATGCGGTGCCGGTACAGCTCCAGCAGCACGTCCTCCAGCAGGTCCGCCTG from Myxococcaceae bacterium JPH2 includes the following:
- a CDS encoding DUF2383 domain-containing protein gives rise to the protein MAHSDVDTLNSFLRGELSAVETYRHALGHVKADLARTELDGCLHDHEHRVEMLRERITRLGGSPAEGSGMWGTFAELVQQGADMLGEKSAIQALEHDEDHGLADYQRDVDKLHGEARRFVKMELLPAQKRTHERLSKLKRTLH